In Stieleria varia, one genomic interval encodes:
- a CDS encoding AAA family ATPase, which yields MLKTIRVTNFKAIASAELELSPLHLLIGPNDSGKTSFLEAIAAISRSLDHALGMTFLGRWNGQQLVHSGSGGSKVSIEADIDGSIAGTYRLEAEFPTADRTVTLKSADFDGKSIAYGNVSTLTGHPSRPAMLDQQHFAIADSLKQNLCPCWYLRWSARNLSLPATLSPERHLRIAGNGFGLPTMLDDLLGESRENFGRLEKTFCSQFPGVVGIELKQEKAFDSPVDDPEQTLSLKPGNGKQLYFRLENGASIPAPQAAEGMLYTLAYLAISYLPDPPKILLVEEPENGIHPGRVREIVRLLRKMTEQSPAIQIIMTSHSPYLVDEMKPNEVTWCRRVNGSITTQRLDTNETVRQQQDLFELGEIWSNYLDPSSELTIP from the coding sequence ATGCTCAAAACAATCCGGGTGACCAATTTCAAAGCGATCGCGAGTGCTGAACTCGAGTTGAGCCCGTTGCATCTGTTGATAGGTCCGAACGATTCTGGCAAGACAAGTTTTCTAGAAGCAATTGCGGCGATTTCACGAAGCCTAGATCATGCTCTCGGTATGACATTTCTTGGCCGCTGGAATGGCCAGCAGTTGGTGCATTCAGGCAGTGGTGGCAGCAAGGTTAGCATTGAGGCGGACATCGACGGTTCCATTGCTGGAACTTATCGACTTGAGGCGGAATTCCCGACTGCCGACCGAACGGTCACACTCAAGTCGGCCGACTTTGACGGGAAGTCAATTGCTTATGGCAATGTTTCAACGTTGACAGGTCACCCGAGCCGACCTGCCATGTTAGATCAGCAGCACTTTGCGATCGCGGACTCCCTTAAACAGAACCTCTGTCCCTGTTGGTATCTTCGGTGGTCAGCGAGGAATCTTTCCTTACCCGCGACGCTATCCCCCGAACGGCATCTTCGCATTGCAGGAAACGGGTTTGGTCTCCCTACGATGCTGGATGATTTGCTCGGTGAAAGCCGAGAGAATTTCGGGCGACTTGAAAAGACCTTTTGTTCTCAGTTCCCTGGTGTTGTTGGTATTGAGTTGAAGCAAGAAAAGGCGTTTGATAGTCCAGTCGACGATCCTGAACAAACGCTGTCACTGAAGCCTGGCAATGGCAAACAGCTCTATTTTCGACTCGAGAACGGAGCTTCCATCCCCGCGCCGCAAGCCGCTGAGGGCATGCTGTATACGCTCGCATACTTGGCAATCTCCTATCTGCCCGACCCTCCAAAGATTTTGCTCGTCGAAGAGCCAGAGAATGGAATCCATCCTGGCCGCGTACGCGAGATCGTTCGGTTGCTCCGAAAGATGACGGAACAATCTCCTGCAATTCAAATCATCATGACCAGTCATTCGCCGTATCTCGTTGATGAAATGAAGCCCAACGAGGTGACATGGTGCCGTCGTGTCAATGGTTCGATCACGACTCAGCGGTTGGATACAAATGAAACCGTTC
- a CDS encoding PQQ-like beta-propeller repeat protein, whose translation MSHQHLLTFILSFSLCMVALVGCKKKNPVTEIAAGQSGISVVETDLTDLADGWHQWRGFSGDGVAPDGEIPVTWDPASDFKWTAKIPGRGHGSPIVVGDLVVVATAVKSDDQFRMLAFDRESGQAKFDTVIHRGGFPNPNDIHPKATYANSTVAGDGKYFYLATFNNERVYVTAVDTVGEIVWQNEIGRFVSKFGYAPSPVLYKSLLIVAADNGGGGYLVGIDRISGEIAWRIARGNVDTYSSPVIANIGGRDELIITGGDQMVGYSPESGEVLWQTPCISEATCGTAVVSGNKIFASGGYPDKETVCISEGKKVWSNRTKVYEPSLVTDGVHVFAVSDDGIAYCWRAEDGQEMWKKRLGGNFSSSPLLCNGNIYVADLSGNCYVFAAKGDGYEQIAKNRLRDDCYASPAVASGRLYFRVGLGSGDSRQEELICIGEAQTNADE comes from the coding sequence GTGTCGCATCAACATCTCCTGACGTTCATCCTTTCATTCTCTCTCTGCATGGTCGCTCTTGTCGGATGCAAAAAGAAGAATCCGGTCACTGAGATTGCGGCGGGACAAAGTGGGATTTCCGTGGTCGAGACCGACCTGACGGACTTGGCCGACGGCTGGCATCAATGGCGTGGGTTCTCTGGCGATGGAGTTGCCCCTGATGGTGAGATTCCCGTCACTTGGGATCCAGCCAGTGATTTCAAATGGACGGCCAAGATTCCCGGACGTGGTCACGGTAGCCCCATTGTTGTGGGTGATCTGGTCGTTGTCGCGACCGCCGTGAAGTCGGACGATCAGTTTCGTATGTTGGCGTTTGATCGAGAGAGCGGACAAGCAAAATTTGACACGGTCATTCATCGCGGAGGATTTCCCAATCCCAACGATATTCACCCCAAAGCAACCTACGCGAACTCGACGGTCGCCGGTGATGGCAAGTATTTCTATCTGGCGACGTTCAACAACGAGCGGGTCTACGTCACCGCCGTCGACACCGTCGGCGAGATCGTTTGGCAAAATGAAATCGGACGCTTTGTTTCTAAATTCGGCTACGCGCCTTCACCCGTCTTGTACAAGTCATTGCTGATCGTCGCTGCCGATAACGGTGGCGGCGGGTACCTCGTGGGCATCGATCGGATCAGCGGCGAGATCGCTTGGCGAATCGCAAGGGGCAATGTGGATACCTACTCCAGTCCGGTGATCGCCAACATCGGTGGACGCGATGAGCTGATCATCACCGGCGGCGATCAAATGGTGGGCTACTCGCCGGAGTCGGGCGAGGTCCTTTGGCAAACACCGTGCATCTCAGAAGCAACCTGCGGGACTGCGGTCGTCAGCGGCAACAAGATCTTTGCATCCGGTGGCTATCCCGACAAAGAAACCGTTTGCATCTCCGAGGGCAAGAAGGTTTGGTCCAACCGCACCAAAGTCTATGAGCCTTCCCTAGTCACCGACGGAGTACACGTGTTCGCGGTCAGTGACGATGGGATTGCCTACTGCTGGCGAGCCGAAGACGGGCAGGAGATGTGGAAGAAACGTTTGGGCGGCAACTTCAGCAGCTCACCTCTGTTGTGCAATGGAAACATCTACGTCGCGGACCTTTCGGGCAACTGTTACGTGTTCGCTGCAAAGGGCGACGGTTACGAGCAAATCGCCAAGAATCGCCTGCGTGACGATTGCTACGCCAGCCCGGCGGTCGCGTCAGGGCGTCTCTATTTCCGAGTCGGTTTAGGCAGCGGAGACTCACGACAGGAAGAGCTGATCTGCATCGGCGAAGCACAGACAAACGCTGACGAATGA
- a CDS encoding arylsulfatase — MSLLLVFVLLQNGFGADAADASLSGKRPNIIIVLVDDMGYSDLGCYGGEIETPNIDALAANGLRFTQFYNQGRCCPTRASLITGLQPHQVGIGHMTAPPGKPLGFEGPYQGYLNDRCMTLAEVLKSSGYKTLMTGKWHLGTDDKNCWPLQRGFDRYYGCISGAINYFQPGGDRGLTEGNESIAVPDGFYATDTFTEKAIESIESAKTQDDSPFFLYLAYNAPHWPLNAKWSDFQKYRGKYKGGWGELIKARNQRQRELGLLAPGTQPAEHPGPQWESLTDKQRDRLDAVMAAYAGCVDSIDQNIGKLIAYLQQSDQLDNTVIFFLSDNGACQEGGDFGKGDEAMVRNPPLETTDGVRIGLHWAGACNTPYRKYKHFVHEGGACTPMIAHWPAGIPESEHGKLVHQHAYLQDFMATVLDLSGGTYPDKIAQCQGRSMLPLLAGGDQPIHDEPMFWEHEGNAAVRIGQWKLVREYQKPWELYDLSHDRTELNDLSATESQRRAKMIAMWETWATQTGVRFPKRFNMYEHLNAMQRQNRSEK, encoded by the coding sequence GTGTCGTTATTGTTGGTGTTCGTTCTGCTGCAAAATGGATTCGGGGCAGATGCTGCTGACGCGTCGTTGTCTGGAAAGCGGCCGAACATCATCATCGTGTTGGTGGATGACATGGGCTATTCCGATTTGGGGTGCTACGGCGGCGAAATCGAAACCCCCAACATCGACGCGTTGGCAGCCAACGGATTGCGTTTCACTCAGTTCTACAATCAAGGCCGCTGCTGCCCGACTCGCGCGAGCTTGATCACGGGATTGCAGCCACATCAAGTCGGGATCGGGCACATGACGGCACCCCCGGGCAAGCCGTTGGGATTTGAGGGGCCGTATCAAGGTTATTTGAATGATCGCTGCATGACGCTTGCCGAAGTGCTGAAATCGAGTGGCTACAAGACCTTGATGACGGGCAAGTGGCATTTGGGCACGGATGACAAAAACTGCTGGCCGCTGCAACGCGGGTTCGACCGATACTACGGTTGCATCAGTGGCGCGATCAATTATTTCCAACCGGGCGGTGACCGCGGTTTAACTGAGGGCAACGAGTCGATTGCCGTGCCCGACGGCTTTTATGCCACGGACACCTTCACCGAGAAAGCGATCGAGTCGATCGAGTCGGCAAAGACTCAAGACGATTCTCCATTCTTTTTGTATCTCGCCTACAACGCACCCCACTGGCCGCTCAACGCCAAATGGTCTGACTTTCAAAAGTACCGCGGCAAGTACAAGGGCGGTTGGGGGGAATTGATCAAGGCCCGCAACCAACGCCAACGCGAACTCGGATTGTTGGCGCCCGGGACTCAACCTGCCGAGCATCCAGGCCCGCAGTGGGAAAGTTTGACGGACAAGCAACGAGACCGACTGGATGCCGTCATGGCGGCCTACGCGGGATGCGTTGATTCGATCGATCAAAACATTGGCAAGCTGATCGCGTATCTGCAACAGTCCGATCAACTGGACAACACGGTGATTTTCTTTTTGTCGGACAACGGTGCGTGTCAGGAAGGCGGCGACTTTGGTAAAGGTGACGAAGCCATGGTGCGTAATCCGCCGTTGGAGACGACCGACGGAGTGCGAATCGGGCTGCACTGGGCGGGTGCCTGCAATACGCCGTATCGAAAGTACAAACACTTTGTTCACGAAGGTGGCGCGTGCACGCCGATGATCGCCCATTGGCCGGCTGGAATCCCCGAGTCCGAGCATGGCAAGCTGGTGCACCAGCACGCTTATCTGCAAGATTTCATGGCCACGGTCTTGGACCTTTCCGGTGGGACCTATCCAGACAAGATCGCTCAGTGCCAAGGGCGTTCAATGCTGCCGCTGTTGGCTGGCGGCGATCAACCGATTCATGACGAGCCGATGTTCTGGGAACACGAGGGCAACGCGGCGGTTCGGATCGGGCAATGGAAACTGGTCCGCGAGTACCAGAAGCCTTGGGAATTGTATGACCTGAGCCATGATCGTACGGAGCTCAACGATCTGTCGGCGACAGAGTCCCAACGCCGCGCCAAGATGATCGCGATGTGGGAAACTTGGGCGACCCAAACAGGTGTTCGTTTTCCGAAGCGATTCAACATGTACGAGCATCTCAATGCGATGCAGCGTCAGAATCGCTCGGAAAAGTAA
- a CDS encoding hemerythrin domain-containing protein, producing MNKGLMFSEHLNSFVRFQRYSIVICYNSPADESSECVHWIIFLRSYPHLESCCMEEIETSWTRLQKAFVDDHRQMTRGYQHLLDLLGNRDFPSAAREASRLDTVAGPHIEFEERYLYPEVERVRGDDCTITFDPEHAGVLSVIAELRVLPHDAAPKAESVAAWKQHLRSGINHASACGALLNELKDLPEDEQTALLTALMGLREKGSRWTEMEPPADKND from the coding sequence ATGAACAAAGGACTGATGTTTAGCGAACATTTGAATTCGTTCGTCAGATTTCAACGCTACTCCATCGTAATCTGTTACAACAGCCCTGCTGATGAGTCCAGCGAATGCGTTCACTGGATCATTTTTCTCAGATCTTACCCCCATTTGGAGTCGTGTTGCATGGAAGAAATAGAGACCTCTTGGACTCGACTTCAGAAAGCCTTTGTCGACGATCACCGTCAGATGACCCGCGGGTATCAGCACTTGCTGGATCTGCTGGGCAACCGCGATTTCCCAAGTGCTGCTCGTGAAGCGTCACGTTTGGATACCGTCGCCGGACCGCACATTGAGTTTGAGGAGAGATACTTGTACCCCGAAGTCGAACGCGTCCGGGGAGATGATTGCACCATCACGTTTGACCCCGAACACGCTGGCGTGCTGTCGGTCATCGCGGAGCTGCGAGTACTGCCTCATGATGCAGCCCCCAAAGCCGAATCGGTCGCCGCCTGGAAACAACACTTACGCTCCGGGATCAACCACGCGTCAGCGTGCGGCGCACTGCTCAACGAACTGAAGGATTTGCCCGAGGACGAGCAAACCGCGCTGCTGACGGCACTGATGGGACTTCGCGAAAAAGGCTCTCGATGGACCGAAATGGAGCCCCCCGCGGACAAAAACGATTGA
- a CDS encoding sigma-54-dependent transcriptional regulator, translated as MTENPIKMLLVEDEDDFRESCARWMRRKGHDVSTAASGAEALGLCEEESFEVAVFDMNMPGMSGMELLQRVHQDKIEMEVIILTGQGTIETAVSAMKLGACDFLSKPCSLGDLEHHCELARDRGKLRRENKQLKEIISRSKPALEMVGESPVMKHVIKVVQKVAPTDKPVLIQGESGTGKEVVARAIQQNSAMADKPFVTINCAALPEQLVESELFGHQKGAFTGATSDKPGLFEIADGGTLFIDEVGELPLSLQPKLLRVLEDGSMRRIGSHKERTVKVRLIAATNRDLSDEVAAGNFREDLFYRINVLSLQLPPLREREGDIDRLIDHYLPVPWHIDDAARDAMNRYSWPGNIRQLINVIQRATILADGNDVTLDDLPSEIANCTDVPSDRSNDQDVSANGSAHQAAPLPPSLKLDDVAKTHVLYVLDKENGNKAKAARVLGIHRRKLYRLLERFAGNECKEESVSAVE; from the coding sequence ATGACCGAGAACCCCATCAAAATGCTGCTGGTCGAGGACGAAGACGATTTCCGTGAATCGTGTGCTCGTTGGATGCGGCGGAAAGGACACGATGTCAGCACGGCGGCCAGCGGCGCCGAAGCGCTGGGGTTGTGTGAGGAGGAGAGCTTTGAGGTCGCGGTTTTCGACATGAACATGCCGGGCATGTCCGGGATGGAGTTGCTGCAGCGTGTCCATCAGGACAAGATCGAGATGGAAGTGATCATCTTGACCGGACAAGGCACCATCGAAACGGCCGTGTCGGCGATGAAACTCGGCGCGTGTGATTTCTTATCCAAACCTTGCTCCCTCGGCGATCTGGAACATCACTGCGAGCTGGCCCGAGACCGAGGAAAGCTGCGACGGGAGAACAAACAGCTCAAGGAAATCATTTCACGCAGCAAACCTGCCTTGGAAATGGTCGGCGAATCTCCGGTGATGAAACATGTGATCAAAGTCGTCCAGAAAGTCGCGCCCACCGACAAGCCGGTCTTGATACAGGGAGAAAGTGGAACCGGAAAGGAAGTCGTCGCCAGGGCGATCCAGCAGAACAGTGCGATGGCGGACAAGCCTTTTGTGACGATCAACTGTGCCGCGTTGCCCGAACAGCTTGTCGAAAGCGAACTATTCGGTCACCAAAAAGGCGCTTTCACGGGCGCAACCTCTGACAAGCCCGGCCTGTTCGAAATCGCCGATGGCGGAACGTTGTTCATCGATGAGGTAGGCGAGCTGCCGCTGTCGTTGCAGCCGAAGTTGCTACGCGTGTTGGAAGACGGCTCGATGCGTCGGATCGGATCCCACAAAGAACGCACAGTGAAAGTACGGCTGATCGCAGCAACCAATCGTGACTTGAGCGATGAAGTCGCTGCGGGGAATTTTCGCGAAGATTTGTTCTATCGCATCAACGTACTGTCGTTGCAACTGCCGCCGTTGCGTGAACGCGAGGGAGACATTGATCGACTGATTGATCACTACCTGCCGGTTCCTTGGCACATCGACGATGCGGCGCGTGACGCGATGAATCGATACAGTTGGCCGGGCAACATTCGGCAACTGATCAACGTGATTCAGCGTGCAACGATTCTGGCGGACGGAAATGACGTGACGTTGGATGACCTGCCATCGGAGATCGCCAATTGCACCGACGTGCCGTCAGACCGATCCAACGATCAAGATGTTTCGGCAAACGGATCTGCACACCAGGCGGCTCCGCTGCCACCGTCGTTGAAACTCGACGACGTCGCCAAGACGCACGTGCTGTATGTCTTGGACAAGGAAAACGGCAACAAAGCAAAAGCCGCCCGTGTCCTGGGAATCCACCGCCGCAAACTCTACCGACTCCTGGAACGCTTCGCCGGCAACGAGTGCAAAGAAGAATCCGTGTCAGCCGTCGAGTGA
- a CDS encoding DUF3500 domain-containing protein produces MFNEFPLDRRGFLKSSVATTAGIGAALSGAAALSGTAAMADAATVTTESLVGRLYQSLSDKQKGTVCFDWDHVDPKRGLLRTFVANNWNITKPSIVDDFYNDEQRDLVKQVFESIIHPDWHERYYKQLEDDAGGFGNEQSIAIFGHPGQSKFELVLTGRHMTLRCDGNSADHVAFGGPIFYGHAPEFNENPNHTDNVFWHQAVAANDLYKMLDGRQQKQALLPTTPREQAVGFRGKKEIPGLPVSDMSADQKEHMQKVLGLLVEMYRTDDQAEAIKCIETQGGLDACSLAFYSDHDLGKDGVWDNWRLEGPSFVWHYRGAPHVHVWVNLADDADVKTNA; encoded by the coding sequence ATGTTCAATGAGTTCCCTCTCGATCGCCGAGGTTTCCTGAAATCATCGGTTGCAACCACTGCCGGTATTGGCGCGGCACTGTCCGGCGCAGCGGCGCTGTCCGGCACTGCGGCGATGGCCGACGCTGCCACGGTCACCACCGAGTCGCTGGTCGGGCGTCTGTATCAGTCGCTCTCGGACAAACAGAAAGGAACTGTCTGTTTTGACTGGGATCACGTCGATCCGAAACGTGGTCTGCTGCGGACCTTTGTCGCCAACAATTGGAATATCACCAAACCGTCCATCGTCGACGACTTCTACAACGATGAGCAACGTGATTTGGTCAAGCAAGTCTTTGAATCGATCATTCACCCCGACTGGCACGAACGTTACTACAAACAATTGGAAGACGACGCGGGCGGATTCGGAAACGAACAATCGATCGCGATCTTTGGCCATCCAGGACAGAGCAAGTTCGAATTGGTCCTGACCGGTCGCCACATGACCCTGCGTTGTGACGGAAACTCCGCTGATCACGTCGCCTTCGGCGGCCCGATTTTCTACGGTCACGCCCCCGAGTTCAACGAGAACCCGAACCACACGGACAACGTGTTTTGGCATCAAGCCGTTGCGGCCAATGATCTGTACAAGATGCTCGATGGCCGTCAGCAAAAACAAGCTTTGCTGCCGACCACGCCGCGTGAACAAGCCGTTGGCTTCCGAGGTAAGAAGGAAATCCCAGGCCTACCCGTTTCCGACATGTCGGCCGACCAAAAGGAGCACATGCAAAAAGTCCTCGGGCTGCTGGTCGAAATGTACCGGACGGATGACCAAGCCGAAGCGATTAAGTGCATCGAAACGCAAGGCGGATTAGATGCCTGCTCGCTCGCATTCTACAGCGATCACGATCTCGGCAAGGATGGTGTATGGGACAACTGGCGTCTGGAAGGACCTTCGTTCGTTTGGCACTATCGAGGTGCCCCGCACGTTCACGTTTGGGTGAACTTGGCAGACGACGCAGACGTCAAAACCAACGCCTGA
- a CDS encoding DUF885 family protein — MLLFRFEYRSALYRDIRLTVLFGITLAIVLLLCSADFSTADDQTKDPGLRDVVERYRADLDTIRFRYQVPLSPRRDERLKEFWQKQQQQISKIDFDSLTTQGKVDHALLAESIRYEQANLVIQQSRDTAAMKMIPGVQSLVELLERDETSHTVEAKSVAEIFESVRRALSELPKDLQELRDKDSNSIDVALRFDALRAAKQIEELQRAMKEFHTFYSGYDPNYSWWAAEPFKQLRDALSRHEKMLREEILGIAVDDKDTIIGQPIGEAALQLELQHELIPYTPSELIQIAEEEFAWCDREMQAAAKEMGFDDWREAQSAVKNRYVLPGKQPELIKSLADEAALFVEQRDLLTVPPLCRESWRMSMMTPERQRVNPYFLGGDTIIVSYPTDAMTHEEKLMSMRGNNPHFARATVHHELIPGHYLQQFMTARYRGYRGLFNTPFWIEGWALYWEMLLWDQGFARSPEDRIGMLFWRKHRCARIIFSLKYHLGEMTPEQCVDFLVQRVGHERRNAAAEIRRSVMADYSPLYQAAYMLGGLQIRSLHRQLVVDGQWTNRQFHDAILRQGSIPITALRSILLDHPPTQEGFATWRFRGE; from the coding sequence ATGCTGCTGTTTCGTTTCGAGTATCGTTCTGCATTGTATCGCGATATCCGACTGACGGTTCTATTTGGAATAACGTTGGCAATCGTGCTGTTGCTCTGTTCAGCAGACTTTTCCACGGCCGATGATCAAACGAAAGACCCAGGTCTACGTGATGTGGTTGAACGATACCGTGCCGACCTCGATACGATTCGATTTCGTTATCAAGTTCCCCTGTCTCCACGTCGTGACGAGCGACTGAAGGAATTCTGGCAGAAGCAACAGCAACAGATCTCTAAAATCGACTTCGACTCGTTGACCACGCAAGGCAAAGTGGACCATGCATTGCTCGCCGAGTCGATCCGTTACGAACAAGCCAACTTGGTCATCCAGCAGAGCCGTGACACGGCGGCGATGAAAATGATTCCTGGCGTGCAGTCGCTGGTCGAGTTGCTGGAGCGTGATGAAACAAGCCACACGGTCGAAGCAAAATCCGTTGCAGAAATCTTTGAATCGGTGCGTCGCGCGCTGTCCGAGTTGCCCAAGGATTTGCAAGAGTTGCGAGACAAAGATTCGAATTCGATCGATGTTGCCCTGCGATTTGACGCGTTGCGAGCAGCCAAGCAGATCGAAGAATTGCAACGGGCGATGAAGGAGTTTCATACGTTCTACTCCGGATACGACCCGAATTATTCATGGTGGGCGGCCGAGCCCTTCAAACAACTCCGCGACGCGCTCTCACGACATGAAAAGATGTTGCGTGAAGAGATCTTGGGGATTGCAGTGGACGACAAGGACACGATCATCGGTCAACCGATCGGCGAGGCCGCCTTGCAATTGGAGTTGCAGCATGAGTTGATCCCGTACACGCCGAGCGAGTTGATCCAGATCGCCGAAGAAGAATTTGCGTGGTGCGATCGCGAGATGCAGGCAGCGGCGAAGGAAATGGGATTCGACGATTGGCGTGAAGCCCAGTCGGCGGTGAAGAACCGTTACGTCTTGCCGGGCAAGCAGCCTGAGCTGATCAAGTCGTTGGCCGATGAAGCCGCATTGTTTGTGGAGCAGCGTGATTTGCTGACGGTTCCGCCGCTGTGCCGCGAGAGCTGGCGGATGAGCATGATGACACCGGAGCGACAGAGAGTGAATCCGTATTTCTTGGGCGGCGACACGATCATCGTCAGCTACCCGACCGATGCGATGACACACGAAGAAAAACTGATGAGCATGCGGGGCAACAATCCGCACTTTGCCCGCGCGACGGTGCATCACGAATTGATTCCGGGGCACTATTTGCAGCAGTTCATGACGGCCCGTTATCGGGGCTATCGTGGCTTGTTCAACACGCCGTTTTGGATCGAAGGATGGGCGCTCTATTGGGAGATGTTGCTTTGGGATCAAGGCTTTGCCAGATCGCCGGAGGATCGAATCGGGATGCTGTTCTGGCGCAAGCACCGGTGCGCCCGAATCATCTTTTCCCTGAAATACCATTTGGGCGAAATGACGCCCGAACAATGCGTCGACTTTTTGGTCCAGCGGGTCGGACACGAACGGAGGAACGCGGCGGCGGAGATTCGACGCAGCGTGATGGCTGACTACAGTCCGCTGTATCAGGCGGCGTACATGCTGGGGGGGTTGCAAATCCGGTCGCTTCACCGGCAACTGGTCGTCGACGGACAATGGACCAATCGACAGTTTCACGATGCGATCTTGCGACAGGGCTCCATTCCCATCACGGCCCTGCGATCGATCCTGCTGGACCATCCCCCCACCCAAGAAGGATTCGCTACATGGCGTTTTCGTGGAGAGTGA
- a CDS encoding ECF-type sigma factor translates to MQKLAQLLADVRQGDNDAITELWESYFQRLVRLAANRLPANLRRSGDEEDIALSAFNSFIAGIQGDRFPDLSGPDNLWGLLITLTGRKVHAHLRHETRQKRGGGNVRGESVFIDPSGNDRGGGIGGIVGESATPDLHAELAEACDELLDQLPDEQLRQIAILRMDGFLVDEIAEMLVLSKRAVERRLQLIRKTWAEAVQSD, encoded by the coding sequence ATGCAGAAACTTGCTCAACTGCTGGCGGATGTTCGGCAGGGCGATAACGACGCGATCACCGAATTGTGGGAAAGCTACTTTCAACGCCTGGTGCGACTTGCCGCAAACCGATTGCCGGCCAATTTGCGACGCAGCGGTGACGAGGAAGACATCGCGTTGTCGGCCTTCAACAGCTTCATCGCCGGTATACAGGGCGACCGATTTCCCGACCTCAGTGGTCCCGATAATCTGTGGGGACTGCTGATCACGCTGACGGGGAGAAAAGTTCATGCCCATTTGCGACATGAGACTCGACAAAAACGCGGAGGGGGGAATGTTCGCGGCGAATCCGTCTTCATCGACCCCAGCGGAAATGATCGCGGTGGCGGGATTGGCGGAATCGTGGGAGAATCGGCGACCCCAGACCTGCACGCGGAGTTGGCCGAAGCCTGTGACGAGCTGTTGGACCAATTGCCGGACGAACAACTGCGTCAAATTGCTATCTTAAGAATGGACGGCTTTTTGGTCGATGAAATCGCTGAGATGCTGGTTCTGAGCAAGCGGGCGGTCGAACGCCGATTGCAGTTGATCCGAAAAACTTGGGCGGAAGCGGTTCAGAGCGACTAA
- a CDS encoding serine/threonine-protein kinase, translated as MDLSNLSATELALLDAVCLEFETQLRKGETVSIDELVRQHGGKKTAQLLRRELQAIAEEIESSRAAPQIFAVATDSHPLVNDDTHPDSTQTIAMAPLTQEDDSVSGEVADAEAGWPNVADGSHLVDEVKPLSQFQPPNAVSTENPGSHPKVAAQLPEPLKRQMPVPGNQFGPYRLTQSLASGGMGTVYRATDTRLNRTVAIKVLTMGTTRRRELTERFEREARAVAALSHPNIIELFDVGVAGDLPYAVMEYLDGPTLAQRMQQGLLPIDDLREIGAQISSALVAAHQNGVIHRDLKPQNIMLVSSGEHAHRIKLLDFGLSRALRDDLLGGLEDDSNRTRAGTILGTPGYMSPEQARGESATSAADIFGLGCILYEGFYGKPAIEGKSVAERFAATLTKTPVPDPIRR; from the coding sequence ATGGACCTTAGCAATTTATCCGCTACCGAATTGGCTTTGCTCGACGCCGTGTGCTTGGAGTTCGAAACGCAGCTTCGAAAGGGCGAAACCGTTTCGATCGACGAGTTGGTCCGTCAACATGGCGGCAAAAAAACCGCCCAGTTGCTTCGCCGCGAACTGCAAGCGATTGCGGAGGAGATTGAAAGTTCAAGAGCCGCCCCACAGATTTTTGCGGTGGCGACCGACAGCCATCCCCTCGTTAACGATGATACGCATCCGGATTCGACTCAAACCATTGCAATGGCTCCGCTGACACAGGAGGACGATTCAGTTTCCGGGGAAGTTGCCGATGCGGAGGCCGGTTGGCCCAACGTGGCCGATGGGTCCCATTTGGTGGATGAAGTCAAGCCGTTATCACAGTTCCAGCCACCAAACGCCGTCTCCACCGAAAATCCTGGCAGTCATCCCAAGGTAGCAGCACAGCTACCCGAGCCGTTGAAACGCCAGATGCCGGTTCCCGGTAATCAGTTTGGCCCCTATCGATTGACGCAGTCATTGGCCAGTGGCGGCATGGGAACGGTCTATCGAGCGACCGACACTCGACTGAATCGTACGGTTGCGATCAAAGTCTTGACGATGGGGACGACTCGACGCCGCGAGTTGACGGAGCGTTTTGAGCGAGAGGCACGTGCGGTCGCGGCGCTGAGCCATCCGAACATCATCGAACTGTTCGACGTGGGGGTAGCCGGTGACTTGCCCTATGCGGTGATGGAGTACCTCGACGGTCCGACGCTCGCTCAGCGGATGCAGCAAGGGTTGTTACCGATCGACGATCTTCGCGAGATCGGGGCGCAGATCTCGAGCGCTTTGGTGGCAGCACACCAAAACGGCGTTATTCATCGCGACCTCAAGCCGCAGAACATCATGCTCGTCTCGTCAGGTGAACACGCTCATCGCATCAAACTGCTCGATTTCGGGCTCTCGCGAGCACTGCGAGATGACTTATTGGGAGGCTTGGAGGACGACTCCAATCGGACACGTGCCGGTACGATCTTGGGGACGCCGGGTTACATGTCGCCTGAGCAAGCCAGAGGAGAGTCGGCCACCAGTGCTGCGGATATTTTTGGCCTCGGTTGTATCCTTTACGAAGGATTCTATGGAAAGCCTGCGATCGAAGGAAAAAGTGTTGCGGAACGATTTGCGGCAACGCTGACCAAGACTCCGGTGCCCGACCCGATCCGTCGCTGA